A stretch of DNA from Solea solea chromosome 20, fSolSol10.1, whole genome shotgun sequence:
TGCGCTCGTCTTCAGCAGGGTCAGAGACGTCCACCTTAAATCAGCCCGTCCATctaaaatccacacacacaggaagtgaacatgtctctgtctctctcagttGCTCGAGTACGATGACATCAACGACACGGCCtcgatgacctctgacctcttccCTCCGTACGAGCTGCAGAACCTGGGCTGGTCTCGTGTGAACTCGTCTGACCCGTTTGCTCCTCTCTGTGGATCCGTGGTCAACAGCAGCGGCTCCATCTGCCTGCAGGTCTGTCACCATGGTGACGCCCATCACACGATCACGTGatcattttatacatttcacTCAGAAATATTCTCTACAGTTGTCGGCGTTTGAGTCTGAGGGGCGTGACCAGAGCTGGCCCCGCCTCTTGCACACAGCTAACTCCTCCCAGCTGGGGGTGTGGCTTGACGGTGTGTCGCCAAGAGCGGCTCGTTCCAGGTTCATGCTGGAGCTGCAGGCGGTGGGCGGAGCTTATCCTCTGAGCAGAGTGGACGTCCATCAATCAATCGACGACGAGTTCACGCCGTCCATTttcaaggttaaaaaaaaaaaatcacatttcatttcaacaaataaacttcagtgattgattctgtccacgtctgtctgtcccttTCTGTCCACGCGTGTCCATAGGCGTCCCACTGGGTGTCTTCGGCGAACGGCAGCTCTGAAGTCGTGGGTTTCGTGCGTTGGCGCTCCGTGGCGTTTCGTCGCTCTAAACCAGCGCTGGAGGACGCCACGCCGTGCCGTAACTCCGCCCCCCGTCCACAGAGCAGCGAGGCGGCAGCGGCGGCATCCGGTCTGATTCGAGCGTTTTACTCCAACATCGAAACGTTTGG
This window harbors:
- the glmp gene encoding glycosylated lysosomal membrane protein, producing the protein MAAVTVKTRRTFLVIFLFFSLFSSSGQSSFTRQLTVQLNPGWSAPAPPGGDLLHIRAVGDNDTLHFLFCSQGAPTLLLVHTNSSSSSVKVDWTLFLARNTTGSLRVEPESSVLSSTALVFSRLLEYDDINDTASMTSDLFPPYELQNLGWSRVNSSDPFAPLCGSVVNSSGSICLQLSAFESEGRDQSWPRLLHTANSSQLGVWLDGVSPRAARSRFMLELQAVGGAYPLSRVDVHQSIDDEFTPSIFKASHWVSSANGSSEVVGFVRWRSVAFRRSKPALEDATPCRNSAPRPQSSEAAAAASGLIRAFYSNIETFGLNVSFGLAGEPFYNSTRLLSWTLLVGVGSPPVDSFSALVVAIMAVGLGAPVLVLLVGGVWICTRKRAMEQTAAYEPIN